In a single window of the Euleptes europaea isolate rEulEur1 chromosome 4, rEulEur1.hap1, whole genome shotgun sequence genome:
- the MFHAS1 gene encoding malignant fibrous histiocytoma-amplified sequence 1 isoform X1, with the protein MAETQRPGEASGPWRDAALRAGKLRELDAVAAEPKAAPLETLNLSGRGLEELPEGLCAALGGGLRVLAARRNRLARLPPAAALRHLARLAELDLSRNRLRGGGGDDGRSLAPLRGLRKLNLSHNQLGEGEGEGGGSLPAGLGQLPHLEELDLSFNRLGRLPEQALAGLRQLRALDADHNRLPAFPPALLALPALEELDLSGNRLLRALPEGIAALRRLKVLWLSGTGLAALPEGLCRLGALENLMLDGNGLRALPAGFGRLQRLKMLNLSSNLLADFPPAVLELPGLEELYLSRNRLTLLPGDLCHLARLRTLWLDNNRIRYLPDSIVRLCHLEELVLQGNQIAILPEGFGQLGRISLWKIKDNPLIQPPYEVCMKGIPYIAAYQQELAHSQPALKPRLKLVLMGLKNAGKTLLRKCLMEEEEEEEEPGQRDTTLAAIHKDAGKTQPKGCCMQPLREPSRPRSLKAQPNHLPIVEQPEASPLKCSHVGYCSGEQQRMLLNPSPKSAGQIQLGHSAAEPQDDASPVPPLKANGEMCLGCYSPPLVARLPATATAGSLCSGRGIEVTDWTADAERSLTFIVYELAGDPSYDVIQPFFLSPGALYVLVVNLSTYVPQYFYPSVGHFLHWLGAKVPHAVVCMVGTHADLCAEREVEEKCLDIHRQIAWQEKRDYEGLQNLAQQVDEALGQDFDLRCSSPHVAFYGVSDKNLRRKKAQFQYLLNHRLQILSPVLPISCWDCCQVHRLREKLLSVAEHRDIFPNLHRVLPRSWQVLEELHFQPQARRLWLSWWDSARLGLQAGLTEDRLQSALSYLHESGKLLYFEEHLTLREYVFHNLPRLIDILNVFCQRDVAVLLGKLLGDGPADELKATQLHHYVEGFLLHGLLPTHVIRLLLRPHIQSREDLQLILELLEKMGLCYCVNKPKSKPLNGATAWYKFPCYVKNEMPHAEAWINGTNLGGQSFVAEQLQIEYSFPFIFPPGLFARYSVQINSHVVQRSDGKYQIYAYRGKVPVVISYRPARGPQQPDTLSIASHASLPNIWTAWQAITPLVEELNVLLQEWPGLYYTVHVLCSKCLKRGSPQPHTFPGELLSQPRPEGVTEIICPKNGNERVNVALVYPPTPTVISPCSK; encoded by the coding sequence ATGGCCGAGACGCAGCGCCCCGGAGAGGCGTCGGGGCCGTGGCGGGACGCCGCCCTGCGCGCCGGCAAGCTGCGGGAGCTGGACGCCGTCGCGGCCGAGCCCAAAGCAGCGCCGCTGGAGACGCTGAACCTGAGCGGCCGCGGCCTGGAGGAGCTGCCCGAGGGGCTGTGCGCCGCCCTGGGCGGCGGCCTGCGCGTCCTGGCGGCGCGGCGCAACCGCCTGGCGCGCCTCCCGCCGGCCGCCGCCCTGCGCCACCTGGCCCGCCTGGCCGAGCTGGACCTGAGCCGCAACCgcctgcgcggcggcggcggcgacgacGGCCGGTCCCTGGCCCCCCTGCGCGGCCTGCGCAAGCTGAACCTCAGCCACAACCAGCTGGGCGAGGGCGAGGGCGAGGGCGGGGGCTCCCTGCCCGCCGGCCTGGGCcagctgccccacctggaggagcTGGACCTCAGCTTCAACCGCCTGGGCCGCCTCCCCGAGCAGGCCCTGGCCGGCCTGCGGCAGCTGCGCGCCCTGGACGCCGACCACAACCGGCTGCCCGCCTTCCCCCCGGCCCTGCTGGCCCTGCCCGCCCTGGAGGAGCTGGACCTGTCCGGCAACCGGCTCCTGCGGGCCCTGCCCGAGGGCATCGCCGCCCTGCGGCGCCTCAAGGTCCTCTGGCTCAGCGGCACCGGCCTGGCCGCCCTGCCCGAGGGGCTGTGCCGGCTGGGGGCCCTGGAGAACCTCATGCTGGACGGGAACGGGCTGCGGGCCCTGCCCGCCGGCTTCGGCCGCCTCCAGCGCCTCAAGATGCTGAACCTCTCCTCCAACCTGCTGGCCGACTTCCCCCCGGCCGTGCTGGAGCTGCCGGGCCTGGAGGAGCTCTACCTGAGCCGCAACCGGCTCACCCTGCTGCCCGGGGACCTCTGCCACCTCGCCCGCCTCCGCACCCTCTGGCTGGACAACAACCGCATCCGCTACCTGCCGGACTCCATCGTCCGCCTCTGCCACCTGGAGGAGCTGGTGCTGCAGGGCAACCAGATCGCCATCCTGCCCGAGGGCTTCGGCCAGCTCGGCCGCATCAGCCTCTGGAAGATCAAGGACAACCCGCTGATCCAGCCCCCTTACGAGGTCTGCATGAAGGGCATCCCCTACATCGCGGCCTACCAGCAGGAGCTAGCCCACTCCCAGCCCGCCCTCAAACCCCGGCTCAAGCTGGTCCTCATGGGCCTGAAAAACGCAGGCAAGACTCTGCTAAGGAAGTGcctcatggaggaggaggaggaggaggaggaaccagggcaGAGGGATACCACTTTAGCTGCGATTCACAAGGACGCCGGGAAGACCCAACCGAAGGGGTGCTGCATGCAGCCGCTGAGAGAGCCGTCTCGGCCTCGGTCCCTGAAAGCACAGCCGAACCATCTCCCGATTGTCGAGCAGCCGGAGGCGTCGCCCCTGAAATGTTCCCATGTAGGATACTGCTCCGGCGAGCAGCAGAGGATGCTCCTCAATCCGTCCCCCAAAAGTGCCGGGCAGATCCAGCTTGGACATTCCGCCGCTGAGCCGCAGGATGATGCCTCGCCGGTTCCGCCCCTGAAAGCCAACGGGGAGATGTGCTTAGGGTGTTATTCCCCGCCACTGGTTGCCAGGTTGCCGGCCACAGCCACTGCAGGGTCGCTGTGCAGCGGTAGAGGCATAGAGGTGACGGACTGGACTGCCGACGCGGAGAGGAGCTTAACTTTCATCGTGTACGAGCTGGCGGGCGACCCGAGCTACGACGTGATCCagcccttctttctttccccggGAGCCCTCTACGTACTGGTGGTGAACCTGAGCACCTACGTGCCCCAATATTTCTACCCCTCCGTGGGACACTTCCTTCACTGGCTAGGGGCCAAAGTGCCGCATGCCGTGGTGTGCATGGTAGGCACCCACGCAGACCTATGTGCCGAGCGGGAGGTGGAGGAGAAGTGCTTAGACATACACCGGCAGATTGCCTGGCAGGAGAAGCGGGACTATGAAGGTCTCCAGAACTTGGCTCAGCAAGTAGACGAAGCCCTGGGGCAAGACTTTGACCTGCGGTGCTCCAGCCCACACGTCGCCTTCTACGGCGTGTCCGACAAGAACCTGCGGCGCAAGAAAGCCCAGTTCCAGTACCTGCTCAACCACCGGCTGCAGATCCTCTCCCCTGTCCTGCCGATCAGCTGCTGGGATTGCTGCCAGGTCCACCGGTTGAGGGAGAAGCTCCTCTCAGTGGCCGAGCACAGAGACATCTTCCCAAACCTGCACCGGGTGCTGCCCAGGTCCTGGCAGGTCCTGGAGGAACTGCACTTCCAGCCACAGGCTCGGCGGCTGTGGCTGAGCTGGTGGGACTCAGCTCGGCTGGGCCTGCAGGCGGGGCTGACCGAGGACCGTCTCCAGAGCGCCCTCTCCTACCTGCACGAGAGCGGCAAGCTGCTCTACTTCGAGGAGCACCTGACCTTGCGCGAGTACGTTTTCCACAACCTGCCCCGGCTCATCGACATCCTCAACGTCTTCTGCCAGCGGGACGTGGCGGTCCTGCTCGGGAAACTGCTTGGGGACGGCCCCGCCGACGAGCTGAAGGCCACGCAGCTCCACCACTACGTGGAAGGCTTCTTGCTGCACGGGCTTCTCCCCACCCACGTCATCCGCCTGCTCCTCAGGCCCCACATCCAGAGCCGGGAGGACTTGCAGCTCATCTTGGAGCTCTTGGAGAAGATGGGGCTCTGCTACTGCGTCAATAAGCCCAAATCCAAACCCTTGAACGGGGCCACCGCTTGGTACAAGTTCCCCTGCTACGTGAAGAACGAGATGCCTCACGCGGAGGCGTGGATCAACGGGACCAACCTGGGTGGACAGTCCTTTGTCGCCGAGCAGCTGCAGATTGAGTACAGCTTCCCGTTCATCTTCCCGCCTGGCCTGTTTGCCCGCTACAGCGTCCAGATCAACAGCCACGTGGTCCAGAGGTCGGACGGGAAATACCAGATCTATGCCTACAGGGGGAAGGTCCCCGTGGTCATCAGCTACAGGCCTGCCAGAGGTCCCCAGCAGCCAGACACCCTGTCCATCGCTAGCCACGCATCCCTACCAAATATATGGACGGCTTGGCAAGCCATAACCCCGCTAGTGGAAGAACTGAATGTACTGCTTCAAGAATGGCCAGGCCTGTACTACACGGTTCACGTCCTCTGCTCCAAGTGCCTTAAAAGAGGATCACCCCAACCGCATACATTTCCAG
- the MFHAS1 gene encoding malignant fibrous histiocytoma-amplified sequence 1 isoform X2, whose product MAETQRPGEASGPWRDAALRAGKLRELDAVAAEPKAAPLETLNLSGRGLEELPEGLCAALGGGLRVLAARRNRLARLPPAAALRHLARLAELDLSRNRLRGGGGDDGRSLAPLRGLRKLNLSHNQLGEGEGEGGGSLPAGLGQLPHLEELDLSFNRLGRLPEQALAGLRQLRALDADHNRLPAFPPALLALPALEELDLSGNRLLRALPEGIAALRRLKVLWLSGTGLAALPEGLCRLGALENLMLDGNGLRALPAGFGRLQRLKMLNLSSNLLADFPPAVLELPGLEELYLSRNRLTLLPGDLCHLARLRTLWLDNNRIRYLPDSIVRLCHLEELVLQGNQIAILPEGFGQLGRISLWKIKDNPLIQPPYEVCMKGIPYIAAYQQELAHSQPALKPRLKLVLMGLKNAGKTLLRKCLMEEEEEEEEPGQRDTTLAAIHKDAGKTQPKGCCMQPLREPSRPRSLKAQPNHLPIVEQPEASPLKCSHVGYCSGEQQRMLLNPSPKTNGEMCLGCYSPPLVARLPATATAGSLCSGRGIEVTDWTADAERSLTFIVYELAGDPSYDVIQPFFLSPGALYVLVVNLSTYVPQYFYPSVGHFLHWLGAKVPHAVVCMVGTHADLCAEREVEEKCLDIHRQIAWQEKRDYEGLQNLAQQVDEALGQDFDLRCSSPHVAFYGVSDKNLRRKKAQFQYLLNHRLQILSPVLPISCWDCCQVHRLREKLLSVAEHRDIFPNLHRVLPRSWQVLEELHFQPQARRLWLSWWDSARLGLQAGLTEDRLQSALSYLHESGKLLYFEEHLTLREYVFHNLPRLIDILNVFCQRDVAVLLGKLLGDGPADELKATQLHHYVEGFLLHGLLPTHVIRLLLRPHIQSREDLQLILELLEKMGLCYCVNKPKSKPLNGATAWYKFPCYVKNEMPHAEAWINGTNLGGQSFVAEQLQIEYSFPFIFPPGLFARYSVQINSHVVQRSDGKYQIYAYRGKVPVVISYRPARGPQQPDTLSIASHASLPNIWTAWQAITPLVEELNVLLQEWPGLYYTVHVLCSKCLKRGSPQPHTFPGELLSQPRPEGVTEIICPKNGNERVNVALVYPPTPTVISPCSK is encoded by the exons ATGGCCGAGACGCAGCGCCCCGGAGAGGCGTCGGGGCCGTGGCGGGACGCCGCCCTGCGCGCCGGCAAGCTGCGGGAGCTGGACGCCGTCGCGGCCGAGCCCAAAGCAGCGCCGCTGGAGACGCTGAACCTGAGCGGCCGCGGCCTGGAGGAGCTGCCCGAGGGGCTGTGCGCCGCCCTGGGCGGCGGCCTGCGCGTCCTGGCGGCGCGGCGCAACCGCCTGGCGCGCCTCCCGCCGGCCGCCGCCCTGCGCCACCTGGCCCGCCTGGCCGAGCTGGACCTGAGCCGCAACCgcctgcgcggcggcggcggcgacgacGGCCGGTCCCTGGCCCCCCTGCGCGGCCTGCGCAAGCTGAACCTCAGCCACAACCAGCTGGGCGAGGGCGAGGGCGAGGGCGGGGGCTCCCTGCCCGCCGGCCTGGGCcagctgccccacctggaggagcTGGACCTCAGCTTCAACCGCCTGGGCCGCCTCCCCGAGCAGGCCCTGGCCGGCCTGCGGCAGCTGCGCGCCCTGGACGCCGACCACAACCGGCTGCCCGCCTTCCCCCCGGCCCTGCTGGCCCTGCCCGCCCTGGAGGAGCTGGACCTGTCCGGCAACCGGCTCCTGCGGGCCCTGCCCGAGGGCATCGCCGCCCTGCGGCGCCTCAAGGTCCTCTGGCTCAGCGGCACCGGCCTGGCCGCCCTGCCCGAGGGGCTGTGCCGGCTGGGGGCCCTGGAGAACCTCATGCTGGACGGGAACGGGCTGCGGGCCCTGCCCGCCGGCTTCGGCCGCCTCCAGCGCCTCAAGATGCTGAACCTCTCCTCCAACCTGCTGGCCGACTTCCCCCCGGCCGTGCTGGAGCTGCCGGGCCTGGAGGAGCTCTACCTGAGCCGCAACCGGCTCACCCTGCTGCCCGGGGACCTCTGCCACCTCGCCCGCCTCCGCACCCTCTGGCTGGACAACAACCGCATCCGCTACCTGCCGGACTCCATCGTCCGCCTCTGCCACCTGGAGGAGCTGGTGCTGCAGGGCAACCAGATCGCCATCCTGCCCGAGGGCTTCGGCCAGCTCGGCCGCATCAGCCTCTGGAAGATCAAGGACAACCCGCTGATCCAGCCCCCTTACGAGGTCTGCATGAAGGGCATCCCCTACATCGCGGCCTACCAGCAGGAGCTAGCCCACTCCCAGCCCGCCCTCAAACCCCGGCTCAAGCTGGTCCTCATGGGCCTGAAAAACGCAGGCAAGACTCTGCTAAGGAAGTGcctcatggaggaggaggaggaggaggaggaaccagggcaGAGGGATACCACTTTAGCTGCGATTCACAAGGACGCCGGGAAGACCCAACCGAAGGGGTGCTGCATGCAGCCGCTGAGAGAGCCGTCTCGGCCTCGGTCCCTGAAAGCACAGCCGAACCATCTCCCGATTGTCGAGCAGCCGGAGGCGTCGCCCCTGAAATGTTCCCATGTAGGATACTGCTCCGGCGAGCAGCAGAGGATGCTCCTCAATCCGTCCCCCAAAA CCAACGGGGAGATGTGCTTAGGGTGTTATTCCCCGCCACTGGTTGCCAGGTTGCCGGCCACAGCCACTGCAGGGTCGCTGTGCAGCGGTAGAGGCATAGAGGTGACGGACTGGACTGCCGACGCGGAGAGGAGCTTAACTTTCATCGTGTACGAGCTGGCGGGCGACCCGAGCTACGACGTGATCCagcccttctttctttccccggGAGCCCTCTACGTACTGGTGGTGAACCTGAGCACCTACGTGCCCCAATATTTCTACCCCTCCGTGGGACACTTCCTTCACTGGCTAGGGGCCAAAGTGCCGCATGCCGTGGTGTGCATGGTAGGCACCCACGCAGACCTATGTGCCGAGCGGGAGGTGGAGGAGAAGTGCTTAGACATACACCGGCAGATTGCCTGGCAGGAGAAGCGGGACTATGAAGGTCTCCAGAACTTGGCTCAGCAAGTAGACGAAGCCCTGGGGCAAGACTTTGACCTGCGGTGCTCCAGCCCACACGTCGCCTTCTACGGCGTGTCCGACAAGAACCTGCGGCGCAAGAAAGCCCAGTTCCAGTACCTGCTCAACCACCGGCTGCAGATCCTCTCCCCTGTCCTGCCGATCAGCTGCTGGGATTGCTGCCAGGTCCACCGGTTGAGGGAGAAGCTCCTCTCAGTGGCCGAGCACAGAGACATCTTCCCAAACCTGCACCGGGTGCTGCCCAGGTCCTGGCAGGTCCTGGAGGAACTGCACTTCCAGCCACAGGCTCGGCGGCTGTGGCTGAGCTGGTGGGACTCAGCTCGGCTGGGCCTGCAGGCGGGGCTGACCGAGGACCGTCTCCAGAGCGCCCTCTCCTACCTGCACGAGAGCGGCAAGCTGCTCTACTTCGAGGAGCACCTGACCTTGCGCGAGTACGTTTTCCACAACCTGCCCCGGCTCATCGACATCCTCAACGTCTTCTGCCAGCGGGACGTGGCGGTCCTGCTCGGGAAACTGCTTGGGGACGGCCCCGCCGACGAGCTGAAGGCCACGCAGCTCCACCACTACGTGGAAGGCTTCTTGCTGCACGGGCTTCTCCCCACCCACGTCATCCGCCTGCTCCTCAGGCCCCACATCCAGAGCCGGGAGGACTTGCAGCTCATCTTGGAGCTCTTGGAGAAGATGGGGCTCTGCTACTGCGTCAATAAGCCCAAATCCAAACCCTTGAACGGGGCCACCGCTTGGTACAAGTTCCCCTGCTACGTGAAGAACGAGATGCCTCACGCGGAGGCGTGGATCAACGGGACCAACCTGGGTGGACAGTCCTTTGTCGCCGAGCAGCTGCAGATTGAGTACAGCTTCCCGTTCATCTTCCCGCCTGGCCTGTTTGCCCGCTACAGCGTCCAGATCAACAGCCACGTGGTCCAGAGGTCGGACGGGAAATACCAGATCTATGCCTACAGGGGGAAGGTCCCCGTGGTCATCAGCTACAGGCCTGCCAGAGGTCCCCAGCAGCCAGACACCCTGTCCATCGCTAGCCACGCATCCCTACCAAATATATGGACGGCTTGGCAAGCCATAACCCCGCTAGTGGAAGAACTGAATGTACTGCTTCAAGAATGGCCAGGCCTGTACTACACGGTTCACGTCCTCTGCTCCAAGTGCCTTAAAAGAGGATCACCCCAACCGCATACATTTCCAG